One genomic window of bacterium includes the following:
- a CDS encoding DUF1801 domain-containing protein: MQSKATTVSQYLNELPEDRKTTFLKLRETILSNLPDKFEECMNYGMIGYVVPHSIFPEGYYCDPKLPLPFLALANQKNSINFYHMGLYADSKLLNWFQSEYAKVCKSKLDMGKSCIRFKNLDDIPYELIGELVRKMSANEWIFLYEKNIKR, translated from the coding sequence ATGCAAAGTAAAGCAACTACAGTAAGTCAATATTTAAATGAACTTCCTGAAGATAGAAAAACTACATTCTTGAAATTGAGAGAAACTATTCTTTCGAATTTACCAGATAAGTTTGAAGAATGTATGAATTATGGAATGATAGGTTATGTTGTTCCTCATTCGATATTTCCTGAAGGATATTACTGCGATCCAAAACTTCCACTTCCGTTTCTTGCACTAGCGAATCAGAAAAATTCGATAAACTTTTATCATATGGGTTTATATGCCGATTCTAAATTACTCAATTGGTTTCAGAGTGAATATGCGAAAGTTTGTAAATCAAAATTGGATATGGGAAAAAGTTGCATTAGGTTCAAGAATTTAGATGATATACCATATGAATTAATTGGAGAACTAGTGAGAAAGATGAGTGCAAATGAATGGATTTTTCTTTATGAAAAAAATATCAAAAGATAA
- a CDS encoding ATP-binding cassette domain-containing protein, whose protein sequence is MSNSIIVQKLSKFYDEFQAVKNISFTVEKGGLFAFVGPNGAGKSTTINILSTTLGDYKADNILINNFKLGLEDDKIRNSIGIVFQTSILDNLLTVKENLKIRSELYNLSNNIFQQRLDYLSEMIGMKDILEKYYGKLSGGQKRRVDIARALLHEPEVLFLDEPTTGLDPQTRVKVWEVIDKIRKEKQMTIFLTTHYMEEIVNADKVAIIDNGQIIAQDTPMSLKQKYARSILRLAPKNLKDFMNDLKKSNVEFQQNADTLEIQTQNCFEAFDLVNKFMIELESFEIIEGNMDQVFINLTGKQIR, encoded by the coding sequence ATGTCAAATTCAATAATAGTTCAAAAACTTTCAAAATTTTACGATGAGTTTCAAGCCGTTAAAAATATAAGTTTCACTGTTGAAAAAGGAGGCTTATTTGCATTTGTTGGTCCAAATGGAGCTGGTAAATCAACTACAATAAATATTTTATCAACAACTCTTGGAGATTATAAGGCTGATAATATTTTGATTAATAATTTCAAACTTGGGTTAGAAGATGACAAAATCAGAAATAGTATAGGCATCGTTTTTCAAACATCAATTTTAGATAATCTTCTAACTGTCAAAGAAAATTTAAAGATTAGATCAGAATTATATAACTTGAGTAATAATATTTTTCAACAAAGACTAGATTATCTTTCTGAAATGATTGGAATGAAAGATATTTTAGAAAAATATTATGGTAAATTATCTGGTGGCCAGAAAAGACGAGTTGATATAGCAAGAGCTTTGTTACATGAACCTGAAGTTTTATTCTTAGATGAACCAACTACCGGACTTGATCCACAAACAAGGGTCAAAGTTTGGGAGGTTATAGATAAAATTAGAAAGGAAAAACAAATGACTATATTTCTTACAACTCATTATATGGAAGAAATAGTAAATGCAGATAAAGTTGCAATTATAGATAATGGACAAATAATTGCTCAAGATACTCCAATGAGTTTGAAACAGAAATATGCAAGAAGTATATTGAGATTAGCTCCAAAGAATTTGAAAGATTTTATGAATGATCTGAAGAAAAGTAATGTTGAATTTCAACAAAATGCAGATACACTAGAAATTCAAACTCAAAACTGTTTTGAAGCATTTGATTTAGTAAATAAATTTATGATTGAACTAGAGAGTTTTGAGATTATTGAAGGAAATATGGACCAAGTCTTTATAAATCTAACAGGAAAACAAATAAGATGA
- a CDS encoding NUDIX domain-containing protein — MNPNNLPIQKHETAGCVLYFKENLQIYTILIFKSWSESNLGYFMPKGHIEPAETIEQTAVCESIEETGFQNIKVQEFLTEENISYPWEDGFWHEKKIYWFLAEVDKNSRKEVNLTETEVGIQQKVEIFQIDEAIEKLKFDNDKEVLKSAKERIKAIYKNAK, encoded by the coding sequence ATGAATCCAAACAACCTTCCAATTCAAAAGCATGAAACTGCTGGATGCGTTTTGTACTTCAAAGAGAACTTGCAAATTTATACTATATTGATATTTAAATCTTGGTCAGAAAGTAATTTGGGCTACTTTATGCCAAAAGGTCATATTGAACCAGCTGAAACTATAGAGCAAACTGCAGTTTGTGAATCAATTGAAGAAACTGGATTTCAAAATATAAAAGTTCAAGAGTTTCTAACTGAAGAGAATATAAGTTATCCTTGGGAAGATGGATTTTGGCATGAAAAGAAAATTTATTGGTTTCTTGCTGAAGTAGATAAAAATAGTAGAAAAGAAGTAAATTTAACTGAAACAGAAGTTGGAATTCAACAGAAAGTTGAGATATTTCAAATTGATGAAGCTATAGAAAAGTTAAAGTTTGATAATGATAAAGAAGTTTTGAAATCAGCAAAAGAAAGAATCAAAGCAATTTACAAAAATGCAAAGTAA
- a CDS encoding histidine phosphatase family protein, with amino-acid sequence MKHIYLVRHGQTDANKNKIWIGARSQYKLNDDGRKEAAYAGAKLREFELDATEIYASPVERAFQTAKIVQSKLALPIVPIPDLSEMFFGDLEGYDEQKFETDFPLAYAEWLKSSLDFYPPNGESGKRFYVRAIEAITEISTTAKTQDVIIITHSGIIKMFLANILQIDLNVGWRNLELPETSTGSITKILMNDSKFSFLENINIGIDG; translated from the coding sequence ATGAAACATATTTACTTAGTCCGACACGGACAAACTGACGCAAACAAAAATAAAATTTGGATCGGAGCTAGATCACAGTATAAACTTAATGACGATGGAAGAAAAGAAGCCGCATATGCTGGAGCTAAACTTCGAGAATTTGAACTTGATGCAACTGAAATATATGCATCCCCAGTTGAGAGAGCATTTCAAACTGCAAAAATCGTTCAAAGTAAACTTGCCCTACCAATTGTTCCAATTCCAGATTTATCTGAAATGTTTTTTGGTGATCTTGAAGGTTATGATGAACAAAAGTTTGAAACTGATTTTCCACTTGCATATGCAGAATGGCTCAAAAGTTCACTTGATTTTTATCCGCCAAATGGAGAATCTGGAAAAAGATTTTATGTTAGAGCAATTGAAGCTATCACTGAAATTTCAACTACAGCTAAAACTCAAGATGTAATAATCATAACTCATTCTGGAATTATAAAAATGTTTTTAGCTAATATTTTGCAAATTGATTTAAATGTTGGTTGGAGAAACCTTGAACTACCAGAAACTTCTACCGGATCAATTACGAAGATATTGATGAATGATAGTAAATTCAGCTTTTTAGAAAATATCAATATTGGAATTGATGGTTAA
- a CDS encoding DUF4304 domain-containing protein: MIKTEINKLITCLLIPCGFKRNGNYWYKNLGQICQIINLQKSVYGNIYYINWGYKFLNVSLTNSKFDIFYRVSIEEKGHIDADKLSVEQVNANVLTAINKIITEFANNMSETELMEHLKQDKRKQNELMLSVKKFIGIV; the protein is encoded by the coding sequence ATGATAAAAACTGAAATAAATAAATTAATAACTTGTTTATTGATACCTTGTGGATTCAAGAGAAACGGTAATTATTGGTATAAAAACTTAGGTCAAATTTGTCAAATAATTAATCTACAAAAATCAGTATATGGTAATATTTATTACATAAATTGGGGATATAAATTTTTAAACGTTTCCTTGACAAATTCAAAATTTGATATTTTCTATAGGGTCTCCATTGAAGAAAAGGGACATATTGATGCAGATAAATTGAGTGTTGAACAGGTTAATGCTAATGTGTTGACAGCAATAAATAAAATTATAACTGAATTTGCTAATAACATGTCTGAGACTGAATTAATGGAACATCTGAAACAAGATAAGAGGAAACAAAATGAACTCATGTTATCTGTTAAGAAGTTCATTGGGATTGTTTAA
- a CDS encoding ABC transporter permease, with protein sequence MNQILTLTNRNFKLFLRNKSAVFFSFLSVLIILVLYILFLGKTQVDAVKSTIGNVVGIENLVNSWLMAGIIFIATVTVAFGVLSRFVEDREDKKTSDFLVTPVNRIKIVFSYVLSTVTISSLLSIILFLLAEIYIISQGGSLLSSIRIIEMLILIVVSSILSSTILLFIISYLRNMQSVGIINGIMSAFLGFLSGVYMPIGIMPNFAQTIANILPTSHIASIARQIFLDDSIKKVFNNAPTNIIDTYRKTNGIDLYFLDHKISFGTSFLIIVITIIIFTILNIVRFRKLKD encoded by the coding sequence ATGAACCAAATTCTAACTTTAACGAATCGAAATTTCAAATTATTTCTCAGAAACAAGTCAGCTGTATTCTTCTCCTTTCTTTCGGTTTTAATTATTTTAGTATTATATATTTTATTTTTAGGTAAAACGCAAGTTGATGCAGTTAAATCAACTATTGGAAATGTAGTTGGAATAGAAAACTTAGTCAATAGTTGGCTTATGGCTGGAATTATTTTTATTGCAACTGTTACTGTGGCTTTCGGTGTTTTAAGCAGATTTGTTGAAGATCGAGAAGATAAAAAAACTTCAGATTTTTTGGTAACTCCCGTAAATAGAATCAAAATTGTTTTTTCATATGTTTTATCTACTGTAACAATTTCAAGCTTATTATCAATAATACTTTTTCTCTTAGCTGAAATTTACATAATTTCTCAAGGTGGAAGCTTATTAAGTAGTATTAGAATTATTGAAATGTTGATTTTGATTGTAGTGTCATCGATTCTTTCGAGCACAATTTTACTTTTTATTATTTCATATTTGAGAAATATGCAATCAGTTGGAATTATTAATGGGATTATGAGTGCCTTCTTAGGTTTTTTATCAGGTGTTTATATGCCAATTGGGATTATGCCAAATTTTGCTCAAACTATTGCAAACATACTTCCAACTTCACATATTGCATCAATTGCAAGACAAATTTTTCTAGATGATTCTATCAAGAAAGTTTTTAACAATGCTCCAACCAACATTATTGATACTTACAGAAAAACAAATGGAATAGATTTGTATTTTCTAGATCATAAAATTAGTTTTGGCACCTCTTTTTTGATAATAGTAATAACAATAATAATATTCACAATTCTTAATATTGTAAGATTTAGAAAACTAAAAGATTAA
- a CDS encoding lamin tail domain-containing protein, whose amino-acid sequence MNKKFQKFSTIQFCILFLLLILLFRTNYFATEAENIFKLIEISPNPVNQDCEYVIIQNISNQTIDIVNNDLTLTDNKSTDLIKDSTPNIPDFIEVTGSIINPNEKAVILDSNCNTIDIPNSSTYLFWTAGPTLGNGLANSSDEVVIKLKMNNVEILQSRFVWTNNYGQGKIFKKIDVLGNDELANWSIDGIPMDKYSMSSTSTQSVNSLSSMDQGVRTGEVNITEVYPSPDTKLGEKEWFEIKNNTARDIDISSLAFKDESGGNFVPEKVLLKPGLYLQLFPKFSLNNAGDTIYIYYDNSLIDSLNYGEIDSGASWIRIDGTLKMTCKPTAFSANTLQPCNLDNAKVAKTTSNNSSSTSIKNILNSHISQNNSQISLDPNSLDKRGLDLSDESYVKTLTENDEVDDVLGQFDATHVKSKSINNSPLIILAVLVATSFAAIFLYTKQK is encoded by the coding sequence ATGAACAAAAAATTCCAAAAATTTTCAACTATACAATTTTGTATTCTGTTTTTGCTACTAATTTTATTGTTTCGAACTAATTATTTTGCTACTGAGGCAGAAAATATATTCAAGCTAATCGAGATATCTCCTAACCCCGTAAATCAAGATTGTGAATATGTAATTATCCAAAATATTTCAAATCAAACTATAGACATAGTCAATAATGATCTTACACTTACTGATAACAAGTCTACGGATTTGATAAAGGACTCTACTCCGAATATTCCTGACTTTATTGAAGTAACTGGAAGTATCATAAATCCCAATGAAAAAGCAGTGATTCTTGATTCGAACTGCAACACTATAGATATTCCAAACTCAAGTACTTATCTTTTTTGGACAGCTGGTCCTACCCTCGGAAACGGACTGGCAAATTCTTCAGATGAAGTGGTAATTAAACTAAAAATGAACAATGTAGAGATTCTTCAGTCTAGGTTTGTATGGACAAATAATTATGGACAAGGAAAGATTTTCAAAAAGATTGATGTTTTGGGCAATGATGAATTAGCAAATTGGTCTATAGATGGTATTCCTATGGACAAGTACAGTATGTCGAGTACATCTACCCAGTCTGTTAATAGTTTGAGCTCAATGGACCAAGGTGTAAGGACAGGAGAGGTAAACATTACAGAGGTGTATCCGTCACCAGACACTAAGCTAGGAGAAAAAGAATGGTTTGAAATCAAAAATAATACAGCTCGAGATATAGATATCTCAAGTTTAGCATTTAAAGACGAATCAGGAGGTAACTTTGTTCCTGAAAAGGTTTTACTTAAACCTGGCTTGTATTTACAACTTTTTCCAAAATTTTCGCTCAATAATGCTGGAGACACTATTTACATTTACTATGACAACAGTTTGATAGATAGTCTTAATTACGGAGAAATAGATTCTGGTGCATCCTGGATAAGAATTGATGGAACTTTGAAAATGACTTGCAAGCCAACTGCATTCTCTGCGAATACCTTACAACCTTGTAATCTTGATAACGCAAAGGTAGCAAAAACTACAAGTAATAATTCGTCCTCTACAAGCATTAAGAATATACTAAATTCACATATAAGTCAAAACAACAGCCAAATTTCTTTGGACCCAAATAGTTTGGATAAACGAGGATTGGATTTGTCTGATGAATCGTATGTGAAAACTTTGACAGAGAACGACGAGGTAGATGATGTATTAGGTCAATTTGATGCAACTCATGTCAAGAGTAAATCTATCAATAACTCACCTTTGATTATACTTGCAGTTTTAGTTGCTACTTCATTTGCTGCAATCTTTCTTTATACTAAGCAAAAGTGA
- the dnaE gene encoding DNA polymerase III subunit alpha, with the protein MSFVHLHLHTEYSLLDGLIKIKPLVKRLKEMNMNACAMTDHGNMYGLYEFWSECKKNDIKPILGCEVYVAPFSRFDKDSKRDKKRYHLTLLAKNQVGYHNLIKITSYGHTEGFYTKPRVDREILEKYSEGIIATTGCAASPVNRNLLHGNIELAYTWAKFFKKIYGENFYSEIQRNGVEELENAVPTMIKLANDLGLKVIATCDAHYLNKGESSVQEINWCIRDAKLLSDPNRNKKWSEEFYVKSPEEMFQLFADIPTAITNTQEIADSIEFYDIKYDRVQPLYPNKISGISAFQMLKSLCYIGASLRYPIDQNETDYEKENVQLWWEPQDEINQIFTKALKYESTYSEIIDRTKAIPELEIRLSKEIKDRLDFELEIIHDKGYDDYFLVVADFMNWAKAQRMTVGVRGSVAGALVAYTSGITDIDPLRWKLYFERFLNPERPSPPDIDCDLQDDRRTEIIEYIENKYGQENCSLILALGRLKTRAAIKDVSRVMGIPLATADKLSKMVIVVFGQPFKAEKMMSEVPDFADLVNSDPRLIEMIETVKKIEDMPRQAGVHACGMLITPHPVVEYAPLQLDSEGRVTCQLEMKPIEEMGLMKFDLLGLANFTIISKCISLVKEYHNIEIDILNIPQDDPVTFELLKKGNTDSVFQLESSGMKKYLKELQPTTVDDLCFMVAVYRPGPMRFITPYIKRKYGQEKVDYLIPELEPILKNTYGLAIYQEQVIRIAVDIAGYSMGEADMLRRAMGKKIHEIMEAEGKKFIDKCVKKGYSQEIAEALYNYMKPFADYGFNKAHAAQYAMIAYQTAYLKANYPIEFITACLQVEISDNKKLKQNIQTAIHMNLKVLPPDINSSSISFTIENGNIRFGLGGVKGISHKAIEEVINIRNESGSFANLDDMIERVGTENLTQSTVEILIKIGALDSFGNRKQLLKIVPAIMQRNKKTGKDTFAQDSLFAFDELAVRKTNFVTPLEATEDFEDKQKISWENEYLGTFFSNHPLTKFQDIFDNKNYLTVQKILESKSGKKIRTLLLVKSIKKIRTKRDNKEMAFLQLEDLNLQIESAIFNSIWEKVGKEDYIKAGEVYEITGKLSERERKNTIADETAQDEVEKSLIIDEMKLINDFDDLSIGLDKIQKNDSDDRADTDGTSDYEYGEEDIPPEYIDYNTSATVADESVEISQKSISSKVRKAILDLTGIKDKDLLNKIKECIQSNPGSYKIELLYETNGERIVRQIRNGINIDNNDVRSTLNNVLKWE; encoded by the coding sequence ATGAGTTTTGTACATTTGCATTTACATACAGAATATTCACTTCTTGATGGGTTAATCAAGATTAAACCACTTGTGAAAAGACTAAAAGAGATGAATATGAATGCATGTGCCATGACAGATCACGGCAACATGTATGGATTATACGAATTTTGGAGCGAGTGCAAAAAAAATGATATCAAACCAATACTAGGTTGCGAAGTTTATGTAGCCCCTTTTTCTAGGTTTGACAAAGATTCAAAGAGGGACAAGAAAAGATATCATCTTACATTACTTGCAAAAAATCAAGTTGGTTACCACAACCTGATCAAGATCACATCCTACGGACATACTGAAGGATTCTATACTAAACCACGAGTTGACAGGGAAATTCTTGAAAAGTATAGTGAGGGCATCATTGCGACAACTGGTTGCGCCGCAAGCCCTGTAAACCGCAACCTATTACATGGCAATATTGAACTAGCTTACACATGGGCAAAGTTTTTCAAAAAAATATACGGAGAAAATTTTTATTCTGAAATCCAAAGGAATGGGGTTGAGGAGCTTGAGAACGCAGTTCCTACAATGATTAAGCTTGCAAATGATCTTGGACTCAAAGTAATTGCTACTTGTGATGCTCATTATTTGAACAAGGGTGAATCAAGCGTACAAGAGATAAATTGGTGTATACGGGATGCTAAACTTCTGAGCGACCCGAATAGAAACAAAAAGTGGTCGGAAGAGTTTTATGTCAAGTCTCCAGAAGAAATGTTTCAGTTATTTGCGGATATACCTACAGCGATAACCAATACACAAGAGATTGCTGACTCAATTGAGTTTTATGATATAAAGTACGATAGGGTACAGCCATTGTATCCAAATAAAATATCGGGTATTTCTGCATTTCAAATGTTGAAATCACTTTGCTATATTGGAGCCAGCCTGAGATATCCTATTGACCAAAATGAAACTGACTATGAAAAGGAAAATGTACAACTTTGGTGGGAGCCACAGGATGAAATAAATCAAATTTTTACCAAAGCATTGAAATATGAAAGTACTTATTCTGAAATTATTGATAGAACGAAAGCAATACCAGAGCTAGAAATTAGATTGTCAAAGGAAATTAAAGACAGACTAGATTTTGAATTGGAAATCATACATGACAAAGGTTATGATGACTACTTTTTAGTAGTTGCAGACTTTATGAATTGGGCAAAAGCTCAAAGAATGACGGTTGGGGTCAGAGGATCGGTTGCTGGAGCATTGGTTGCTTATACTTCGGGAATTACTGATATTGATCCTTTGAGGTGGAAACTTTACTTCGAGAGATTTCTAAATCCAGAAAGACCTTCCCCTCCAGATATTGATTGTGACTTACAAGATGATAGGAGGACAGAAATCATTGAGTACATTGAAAATAAATATGGGCAAGAGAATTGCTCTCTAATACTGGCACTTGGAAGATTGAAAACTAGAGCTGCAATTAAAGATGTGAGCAGAGTTATGGGAATTCCACTTGCAACTGCTGATAAATTATCAAAAATGGTAATTGTAGTGTTTGGACAACCTTTCAAAGCTGAAAAGATGATGAGTGAGGTTCCAGATTTTGCAGATCTAGTAAATTCAGACCCCAGATTGATTGAGATGATCGAAACTGTAAAAAAGATTGAGGATATGCCTAGACAAGCTGGAGTTCATGCCTGTGGCATGCTTATAACTCCACACCCGGTTGTTGAGTATGCTCCTCTACAATTGGATAGTGAAGGACGTGTCACATGTCAACTTGAAATGAAACCTATCGAAGAGATGGGACTTATGAAGTTTGATCTTCTTGGGCTTGCAAACTTTACGATAATCTCCAAATGCATTAGCCTAGTCAAAGAGTATCATAATATTGAAATTGACATATTGAATATTCCGCAAGATGACCCAGTAACTTTTGAATTGTTGAAGAAGGGCAATACTGACTCAGTATTTCAGTTGGAATCTTCAGGTATGAAAAAGTACCTGAAAGAGCTACAGCCAACAACTGTCGATGATTTATGCTTCATGGTTGCTGTTTATAGGCCTGGTCCAATGCGATTTATCACGCCATATATCAAAAGGAAGTACGGACAAGAGAAGGTTGATTACTTGATACCTGAACTTGAACCGATATTGAAAAATACTTATGGACTTGCAATTTATCAAGAACAAGTTATCAGAATTGCAGTAGATATAGCAGGGTATAGTATGGGTGAAGCAGATATGTTGCGTCGAGCTATGGGAAAGAAGATTCATGAAATAATGGAGGCAGAAGGGAAAAAGTTTATTGATAAATGTGTAAAGAAGGGTTATTCTCAAGAGATCGCAGAAGCATTGTACAACTATATGAAGCCATTCGCTGATTATGGATTCAACAAAGCACATGCTGCACAATATGCAATGATTGCCTACCAGACTGCATATTTGAAAGCTAACTATCCAATTGAATTCATAACTGCATGTTTGCAAGTTGAAATAAGCGACAATAAAAAATTAAAACAAAATATCCAAACTGCCATTCATATGAATTTGAAAGTATTGCCACCAGATATAAATAGTTCTAGCATTAGTTTTACAATCGAAAATGGAAATATAAGGTTTGGACTTGGGGGTGTCAAAGGTATTTCTCACAAAGCAATCGAGGAGGTTATCAATATCCGTAACGAGTCTGGAAGTTTTGCAAATTTGGATGATATGATTGAACGAGTTGGTACTGAGAATTTAACTCAAAGTACTGTAGAGATTTTGATCAAAATTGGAGCGCTTGATTCATTTGGCAATCGAAAGCAACTTCTCAAGATTGTACCTGCCATCATGCAGAGAAATAAGAAAACTGGCAAAGATACTTTTGCTCAAGACTCTCTTTTTGCATTTGACGAACTTGCAGTAAGAAAAACAAATTTTGTTACACCACTTGAAGCAACCGAAGATTTTGAAGATAAACAAAAGATTTCTTGGGAAAATGAGTATCTAGGAACATTTTTCTCAAATCATCCATTAACGAAATTTCAAGACATTTTTGACAATAAAAACTATCTAACTGTACAAAAAATTCTTGAGAGTAAGTCAGGAAAAAAGATAAGAACCCTGCTACTAGTCAAAAGTATAAAGAAAATTCGCACAAAAAGAGACAATAAAGAGATGGCATTTTTGCAACTCGAAGATCTGAATTTACAAATTGAATCTGCTATATTTAACTCAATATGGGAAAAAGTAGGGAAAGAAGACTATATAAAAGCAGGTGAGGTTTATGAAATCACAGGTAAACTCTCAGAGCGTGAACGTAAGAATACCATTGCAGATGAAACTGCCCAAGATGAAGTTGAAAAGAGTTTGATAATTGATGAGATGAAGTTGATAAACGACTTTGATGATTTGAGTATTGGGCTTGATAAAATTCAAAAAAATGACAGCGATGATAGAGCTGACACTGATGGTACTTCTGATTATGAATATGGTGAGGAGGATATACCTCCAGAATATATTGATTATAATACCTCAGCTACTGTGGCTGATGAATCAGTAGAAATATCTCAAAAAAGCATTAGTTCAAAAGTTAGAAAAGCTATACTTGATCTGACAGGGATTAAGGACAAGGATTTGCTAAATAAAATTAAAGAATGCATACAAAGTAATCCAGGGAGCTATAAAATCGAACTCTTGTATGAAACTAACGGAGAGAGGATTGTAAGACAAATCCGAAATGGCATAAATATAGATAATAATGATGTACGAAGTACCTTGAATAATGTGTTAAAATGGGAATAA
- the recA gene encoding recombinase RecA: protein MDSNKLKAIEATLSVVEKSYGKGAVMKLGDKPIEHIEAISTGALSLDIALGIGGIPRGRIVEIYGPESSGKTTLALHIIAEAQKKGGVAAFIDAEHALDVNYAKNIGVDVDNMYLSQPDYGEQGLDILEKFVQSGAFDIIVVDSVAALTPKAEIEGDMGDSHMGLQARMMSQALRKVTSISSKAGTTIVFLNQLRMKIGIMFGNPETTTGGNALKFYASVRLDIRKIEKISKGDQVIGHVCRVKVIKNKMAPPFKEAEFDMIYPNGIDKISSLIDAAVSQSILTKSGSWFSFKDEKLANGKEAMKDKFSSDEKLISEVIKETRKAAGF from the coding sequence ATTGACTCAAATAAACTTAAAGCTATTGAAGCTACATTGAGTGTAGTGGAAAAATCATATGGCAAAGGAGCGGTTATGAAACTAGGTGATAAACCTATTGAGCATATTGAAGCGATATCTACTGGCGCTTTATCACTTGACATTGCTCTGGGTATTGGAGGAATTCCGCGAGGTAGGATTGTTGAAATATATGGTCCAGAGAGTTCTGGCAAAACTACACTAGCACTGCATATAATTGCAGAGGCACAAAAGAAAGGTGGAGTTGCAGCATTCATTGATGCAGAGCATGCACTTGATGTAAATTATGCAAAAAATATAGGAGTTGATGTAGATAATATGTACCTGTCGCAACCAGATTATGGAGAACAAGGTCTTGACATATTGGAAAAGTTCGTTCAATCTGGTGCATTTGATATTATAGTCGTTGATTCGGTGGCCGCGCTAACACCAAAGGCAGAAATCGAAGGTGATATGGGAGATAGTCACATGGGTTTACAAGCGAGAATGATGTCACAAGCATTGCGAAAGGTAACTTCTATATCAAGTAAGGCCGGAACTACAATTGTTTTTCTAAATCAGCTCAGGATGAAAATTGGAATAATGTTCGGCAATCCAGAAACCACTACTGGAGGTAATGCTTTGAAGTTTTACGCTTCTGTAAGGTTGGACATAAGAAAGATAGAGAAAATTTCAAAAGGTGATCAAGTCATAGGTCATGTTTGCAGAGTCAAGGTCATTAAAAATAAAATGGCCCCACCATTCAAAGAAGCAGAATTTGATATGATATATCCAAATGGAATTGACAAAATCTCTTCTCTTATAGATGCAGCTGTATCTCAAAGTATTTTGACAAAGTCTGGATCTTGGTTTAGCTTCAAAGATGAAAAACTCGCGAATGGGAAAGAAGCAATGAAAGATAAGTTCTCATCTGATGAAAAACTTATATCAGAAGTTATTAAGGAAACAAGAAAGGCTGCAGGTTTTTGA